One segment of Streptomyces sp. NBC_01463 DNA contains the following:
- a CDS encoding MarR family transcriptional regulator: MDMPVDRIEFETMLLGRHMSLLTSRGGGRLDRSAYILLSRIRAQGPMSIGQLRDAFGLDTSTLNRQTAAMLRVGVVERIPDPDGGIARKFAITAEGEHRLDKDRAENREGLQRVLAEWTPEEAALFADGLARLNRDIERLDGRPWPRD, translated from the coding sequence GTGGACATGCCTGTGGACCGGATCGAGTTCGAGACGATGCTTCTCGGGCGGCACATGAGTCTGCTGACCTCGCGGGGCGGCGGGCGGCTCGACCGGAGCGCCTACATCCTCCTCAGCCGCATCCGGGCCCAGGGTCCGATGTCCATCGGCCAGCTGCGTGACGCCTTCGGCCTCGACACCTCCACGCTGAACCGGCAGACCGCAGCGATGCTCCGCGTCGGAGTCGTCGAGCGCATCCCCGACCCGGACGGCGGGATCGCCCGGAAGTTCGCCATCACGGCCGAGGGTGAGCACCGGCTCGACAAAGACCGGGCCGAGAACCGGGAAGGCCTGCAGCGGGTCCTGGCCGAGTGGACCCCGGAGGAGGCGGCCCTGTTCGCGGACGGCCTCGCCCGCCTGAACCGGGACATCGAACGCCTCGACGGGCGGCCCTGGCCGCGGGACTGA
- a CDS encoding L-threonylcarbamoyladenylate synthase, with protein MAKYFDVHPENPQRRTITNVAESIRSGSLVAYPTDSCYALGCQLGSRDGISRIRAIRNLDDRHHFTLMCQNFAQLGQFVQIDNDVFRAIKAATPGQYTFILPATKEVPRQLLHPKKKTVGVRIPDHAVVQALLSELGEPLLSSTLLLPDEDEPMTQGWEIKERLDHEVDVVVDSGDCGTEPTTVIDFSSGELEIVRRGAGDPSRFE; from the coding sequence ATGGCGAAGTATTTCGACGTACATCCCGAAAATCCCCAGCGGCGCACCATCACCAACGTGGCCGAAAGCATCCGCTCAGGGTCGCTCGTCGCGTATCCGACGGACTCCTGCTACGCGCTCGGGTGTCAGCTCGGCAGCCGTGACGGCATCTCCCGCATCCGCGCGATCCGCAATCTCGACGACCGCCATCACTTCACGCTCATGTGCCAGAACTTCGCCCAGCTCGGGCAGTTCGTGCAGATCGACAACGACGTGTTCCGCGCGATCAAGGCCGCCACCCCCGGCCAGTACACCTTCATCCTTCCGGCAACGAAGGAGGTGCCGCGCCAGCTGCTGCACCCGAAGAAGAAGACCGTCGGGGTCCGCATCCCCGACCACGCGGTGGTCCAGGCCCTGCTGTCCGAGCTCGGCGAACCGCTGCTCTCCAGCACGCTGCTCCTGCCCGACGAGGACGAACCCATGACCCAGGGCTGGGAGATCAAGGAGCGCCTCGACCACGAGGTGGACGTCGTCGTCGACTCCGGCGACTGCGGCACGGAGCCGACCACCGTCATCGACTTCTCCAGCGGCGAGCTGGAGATCGTACGCCGGGGAGCCGGCGACCCTTCCCGCTTCGAGTAG
- a CDS encoding chromosome condensation regulator RCC1, translated as MPTLRTTLTAALTLAALTTPCLPAHAASSDPWVRGWGNNNLGQLGNGSLVLQPTPGDVQGLARDDVKELSGGGDIDKNTFAVALLKDGTVKSWGANVTGQLGNGTLTAQPFPATVAGLSGVSAVSAGGTHALAVRGGRVLAWGSNAKGQLGNGLTAADPGGVQKTPVEVQSLNKVKDVGAGCDFSAALRQDGTVWTWGEGANGRLGTGDNTVRNTPQKVRDVADIVSISVGCNHVLALTADGMVKSWGKNTEGELGNDSVTDSNVAVDVAHLDGVARISANQYTNFALLDDGSVSAWGWNAFGQLGDTTTVNRTTPVPVDVLQGVTDIVGGYDYTVASLDDGSVVSWGNNATFQLGDGTVTPSARPVQVLPPGSGIAHVATAKTGRSSFAY; from the coding sequence ATGCCCACCCTGCGTACCACTCTCACCGCGGCACTCACCCTCGCCGCCCTGACCACCCCCTGCCTCCCGGCCCACGCCGCCTCCAGCGACCCCTGGGTGCGCGGCTGGGGCAACAACAACCTCGGTCAGCTCGGCAACGGCAGCCTCGTCCTCCAGCCGACCCCGGGCGACGTCCAGGGCCTCGCCCGCGACGACGTGAAGGAGCTGTCCGGCGGCGGCGACATCGACAAGAACACCTTCGCCGTCGCGCTCCTCAAGGACGGCACGGTCAAGTCCTGGGGCGCCAACGTCACCGGCCAGCTCGGCAACGGCACCCTCACCGCCCAGCCGTTCCCCGCGACCGTGGCCGGACTCTCCGGCGTCAGCGCGGTCTCGGCGGGCGGCACCCACGCCCTCGCGGTGCGCGGCGGCCGCGTCCTCGCCTGGGGCAGCAACGCCAAGGGCCAGCTCGGCAACGGCCTGACGGCGGCGGACCCGGGCGGGGTGCAGAAGACCCCCGTCGAGGTGCAGAGCCTCAACAAGGTCAAGGACGTCGGCGCCGGCTGCGACTTCAGCGCGGCCCTGCGCCAGGACGGCACCGTCTGGACTTGGGGCGAGGGCGCCAACGGCCGCCTGGGCACCGGCGACAACACCGTCCGCAACACACCCCAGAAGGTCAGGGACGTCGCCGACATCGTGTCCATCTCCGTCGGCTGCAACCACGTGCTCGCCCTCACCGCGGACGGCATGGTCAAGTCCTGGGGCAAGAACACGGAGGGCGAGCTGGGCAACGACTCGGTCACCGACAGCAATGTCGCGGTCGACGTCGCCCATCTGGACGGCGTGGCCCGCATCTCCGCCAACCAGTACACCAACTTCGCCCTCCTGGACGACGGGAGCGTGAGCGCCTGGGGCTGGAACGCGTTCGGTCAGCTCGGTGACACCACCACCGTCAACCGCACCACACCCGTCCCGGTGGACGTCCTCCAGGGCGTCACGGACATCGTGGGCGGATACGACTACACGGTGGCGTCCCTGGACGACGGCTCGGTCGTCAGCTGGGGCAACAACGCCACCTTCCAGCTCGGCGACGGCACGGTGACGCCGTCGGCCAGGCCCGTGCAGGTCCTTCCGCCCGGCAGTGGCATCGCCCATGTCGCGACGGCGAAGACGGGCCGGTCCAGCTTCGCGTACTGA
- a CDS encoding sialidase, giving the protein MSRTSRSSARLRTLAAVAATTAALAAAPALAPAAHADEGNPTVLAWGAGRTGQLGNGTTTDSLSPASVTSLFRGDVDQISAGGTSSSDSFVLARTAKTVKSWGNNSMGQLGNGGSTNQPVPTTVPRLTNIKDVAAGGGHALALDTSGQVYSWGDNSYGQLGNNRTGDYRTVPDRVQGMPKVKQISAGCDFSLALLENGKVYAWGRGVYGQLGNGSRAVSSVPRQVTGLENITQVDAGCHHALALTADSTVKSWGYNLYGQLGNSSTKSAVTPVDVDWLEDVAEIDAGAHHNYVITSDSHVWGWGNNQYGQLLESDEAYDYNVSRTNRTAPVEIPRLEGVQHIAAGARHGVAVTADDVYTWGHNGEGQLGNGTTVARYESVKILDEGSAVKDVAASLGGNTTYAY; this is encoded by the coding sequence ATGTCCCGTACATCCCGCAGTTCCGCACGCCTGCGCACCCTCGCGGCCGTCGCGGCGACGACTGCAGCCCTGGCCGCCGCACCGGCCCTCGCACCCGCCGCCCACGCGGACGAGGGCAACCCGACCGTGCTCGCCTGGGGCGCCGGCCGCACCGGTCAGCTCGGCAACGGCACCACCACCGACAGCCTCAGCCCGGCCTCCGTCACCAGCCTCTTCCGCGGTGACGTGGACCAGATCTCGGCGGGCGGCACCTCCTCGTCCGACTCGTTCGTGCTCGCCCGTACCGCCAAGACGGTCAAGTCCTGGGGCAACAACTCCATGGGCCAGCTCGGCAACGGCGGCTCCACCAACCAGCCGGTGCCCACCACCGTGCCGCGTCTGACCAACATCAAGGACGTCGCGGCGGGCGGCGGCCACGCCCTCGCCCTCGACACCAGCGGCCAGGTCTACTCCTGGGGCGACAACTCCTACGGCCAGCTCGGCAACAACCGCACGGGCGACTACCGCACGGTCCCCGACCGGGTCCAGGGCATGCCCAAGGTCAAGCAGATCTCGGCCGGCTGCGACTTCAGCCTCGCGCTGCTGGAGAACGGCAAGGTGTACGCCTGGGGCCGCGGGGTCTACGGCCAGCTCGGCAACGGCAGCCGTGCCGTCTCCTCCGTGCCCCGGCAGGTCACCGGCCTGGAGAACATCACCCAGGTCGACGCGGGCTGCCACCACGCGCTCGCCCTGACCGCCGACAGCACGGTCAAGTCGTGGGGCTACAACCTCTACGGCCAGCTCGGCAACTCCTCGACGAAGTCCGCCGTCACTCCGGTCGACGTGGACTGGCTGGAGGACGTCGCGGAGATCGACGCGGGAGCGCACCACAACTACGTGATCACCAGCGACAGCCACGTCTGGGGCTGGGGCAACAACCAGTACGGCCAGCTGCTGGAGTCCGACGAGGCGTACGACTACAACGTCTCGCGCACCAACCGCACCGCGCCCGTCGAGATCCCGCGCCTGGAAGGCGTCCAGCACATCGCGGCCGGGGCGCGCCACGGCGTCGCCGTCACCGCCGACGACGTCTACACCTGGGGCCACAACGGCGAGGGGCAGCTCGGCAACGGCACCACCGTCGCCCGCTACGAGTCCGTGAAGATCCTCGACGAGGGTTCCGCGGTCAAGGACGTCGCCGCCTCCCTGGGCGGCAACACGACGTACGCGTACTGA
- a CDS encoding GTPase-associated protein 1-related protein has product MSLAQLHYTSATDGDVPDTGEAEPIRGRFSAVDAAIPASVLTEAGPLLAYEPPAGTASRLSDAALRALPEAFSFSVLSDGSHLLARTVAVRPAPDSSIGFHAHAVHLPAGTRLPGGALPVTACRSARWAAATPDRTTPGPLAALPATGHARDREGLNDFAVSRGPWLAGVLADLRRLSGADASGRVVLVERQSDDVARWIALACVALPAESAERLTFTTYTRHPERAPQQIIGVLSQDAPELTDPAFRVHTCTGPRPEGTVDDAWAETAARIWRSRAPELFREAADLPGEPLAAGPLAVTALCAGVALGPNERAAAAGWAAERPYALDAKRTRQLVEALTAPGVDDRTGPEFDAAGRLFAALDGRSPAATTAPLAAMLVTEAVRGGNGSVELPGRTAFSGPEGAAVAAVLGPETVTELSGAGAGQDVARTVQLLRVARLLDVDCAELLPSVVRRLAPALLADADGEPRWAPALLELMDEQFDVRTALLGALDAIAPQDPAGVERLLGRVPLPFTGTQLLPHLRMCAEAPEAKAGCGQDRVGAVHRVLRAAGMSPFAEPLVLRTAVGLVWEEGGMTAAEARMLLEAATSDAHRTAGTWSYLVAAALGAPAGDEDAPALAHDLLRGFPQQIGGRERAALLLLDFAREIRTDAAAPEWAERARALRKDAEPVEPDVLGHAFGALAERLLAPDRPEAELYALVHSGDPDLVAAYDRAARGPGVRSRLAAEPAYAADCFAVWTAHPHAGAEWSRTSAALLTEVLRPAVRTFSADEVAAVEEAVGRSGSSGRAEAFRDWNRRGQGTLGRLGRRIAGRVRRI; this is encoded by the coding sequence ATGAGCCTCGCGCAGTTGCACTACACCTCCGCAACCGACGGGGACGTTCCCGACACCGGCGAGGCGGAACCGATACGGGGCCGTTTCAGCGCAGTTGACGCCGCGATACCCGCGTCCGTCCTCACCGAGGCCGGACCGCTCCTGGCGTACGAACCCCCGGCCGGCACCGCGTCCCGGCTCTCGGACGCCGCGCTGCGCGCCCTGCCCGAGGCCTTCAGCTTCAGTGTGCTCTCCGACGGCAGTCATCTGCTGGCCCGGACCGTCGCGGTCCGCCCCGCCCCGGACTCCTCCATCGGCTTCCACGCGCACGCGGTCCATCTCCCGGCCGGAACCCGGCTGCCCGGCGGTGCGCTCCCCGTCACCGCCTGCCGCTCCGCCCGCTGGGCCGCCGCCACCCCGGACCGTACGACGCCCGGCCCGCTGGCCGCGCTTCCCGCCACCGGCCATGCCCGCGACCGCGAGGGGCTCAACGACTTCGCCGTCTCCCGCGGCCCCTGGCTCGCGGGGGTCCTGGCCGATCTGCGCCGGCTGAGCGGGGCGGACGCCTCCGGCCGGGTCGTGCTCGTCGAGCGGCAGAGCGACGACGTGGCCCGGTGGATCGCGCTGGCGTGCGTCGCCCTCCCCGCCGAGTCGGCCGAGCGGCTGACGTTCACCACCTACACCCGCCACCCGGAGCGGGCCCCACAGCAGATCATCGGAGTGCTGTCGCAGGACGCGCCCGAGCTGACGGACCCCGCTTTCCGTGTGCACACCTGCACCGGTCCGCGCCCCGAAGGGACCGTGGACGACGCCTGGGCCGAGACGGCCGCCCGGATATGGCGGAGTCGGGCCCCCGAGCTGTTCCGGGAGGCCGCCGACCTGCCGGGGGAGCCTCTCGCCGCGGGCCCGCTGGCGGTCACGGCGCTGTGCGCGGGCGTCGCCCTGGGGCCGAACGAGCGTGCCGCCGCGGCCGGCTGGGCCGCCGAGCGGCCCTACGCGCTGGACGCCAAGCGGACCCGGCAGCTGGTCGAGGCGCTGACCGCGCCCGGGGTCGACGACCGCACCGGGCCCGAGTTCGACGCCGCGGGGCGGCTGTTCGCCGCACTCGACGGCCGCTCCCCCGCGGCGACCACGGCGCCGCTGGCCGCGATGCTGGTCACCGAGGCGGTGCGCGGCGGCAACGGCTCCGTGGAACTGCCGGGCCGCACCGCGTTCAGCGGTCCGGAGGGCGCTGCCGTCGCCGCGGTCCTCGGTCCGGAGACCGTCACCGAGCTGAGCGGCGCGGGCGCCGGCCAGGACGTGGCCCGGACGGTGCAGCTGCTGCGGGTGGCCCGGCTGCTCGACGTGGACTGTGCGGAACTGCTGCCCTCGGTCGTGCGCCGGCTCGCGCCCGCTCTGCTGGCGGACGCCGACGGCGAGCCCCGCTGGGCGCCCGCGCTGCTGGAGCTGATGGACGAGCAGTTCGACGTCCGTACGGCTCTGCTCGGTGCGCTGGACGCCATCGCTCCGCAGGACCCGGCGGGGGTGGAGCGGCTGCTGGGGCGGGTGCCGCTGCCGTTCACCGGCACTCAGCTGCTGCCGCACCTGCGGATGTGCGCCGAGGCGCCGGAGGCCAAGGCCGGGTGCGGCCAGGACCGGGTGGGCGCGGTGCACCGGGTGCTGCGGGCCGCCGGGATGTCGCCGTTCGCGGAGCCGCTGGTGCTGCGGACGGCCGTGGGGCTGGTGTGGGAGGAGGGCGGGATGACGGCGGCCGAGGCCCGGATGCTGCTGGAGGCCGCCACCTCGGACGCCCACCGGACGGCCGGCACCTGGTCGTACCTGGTCGCCGCGGCGCTCGGCGCCCCCGCCGGCGACGAGGACGCACCCGCGCTGGCGCACGACCTGCTGCGGGGATTCCCGCAGCAGATCGGCGGGCGGGAGCGCGCGGCGCTGCTGCTGCTGGACTTCGCGCGCGAGATACGCACCGACGCGGCGGCCCCGGAGTGGGCGGAACGGGCCCGGGCGCTGCGCAAGGACGCCGAGCCGGTGGAACCGGACGTGCTCGGGCACGCCTTCGGGGCCCTCGCCGAGCGGCTGCTCGCACCGGACCGGCCGGAGGCCGAGCTGTACGCCCTCGTGCACAGCGGTGACCCGGATCTCGTGGCTGCGTACGACCGGGCGGCGCGCGGCCCCGGTGTCCGGTCCAGGCTGGCGGCCGAGCCGGCCTACGCCGCGGACTGCTTCGCCGTCTGGACCGCCCATCCGCACGCGGGTGCGGAGTGGAGCAGGACGTCCGCCGCCCTGCTGACGGAGGTGCTGCGCCCCGCGGTGCGG